The segment ATTTGCACCAATCATACATCACACGCAGGTTCCGAAACGCGTTAAGCTCACCCCCAATCCTGAATCGGTCGGTCAGTCTAGCTTCACACCCGGACCAAGCAGACGACCGGCAAACAGACACGGACAGTAGACGTGCTCTCATTAAAATTTGATTGTTTTCGGTTGCGCTGTTCGTCACTGGTCTTCACTGTTCAGAACTGCGCTAGAACTGAATAAAACACCGGTTGCTAGCGGAAAATTCAATCAATTCCCGGCTCGCGGCACGTGACGTGACGAGAACTTCCTCACAGCGGTTTGCTGATAAAGCCTCGAAGATCACACAATTCCGGAACACATAATATACCCTTTAATTCCGCTTAATTGAAGCCCCAAAATACTATTTCTGAATGACTAGGCAAGGAGATGTGATGCTGTCTGATTACATTTATTACTCCAGGAATTATATTACATAtagtaatgaaattttagttTACAATTTTGAATGCTTTTGCTATTCGTGTGGTCAGTTATACTCTTGTGATGAATCCTATTCCGCCTCATCATCCCCAACTTACTTTTCCACGGATTCTTCTTCCACTTTTACCTCTCCAACCGACACTTATCGACCAAAATGGCGTTACTGTCGGACCACCATTCAAACACTTGTCCACCGATCGTTTCAGATAGGCACCCAGGCCCATCGCCTGCCTGAACGTTGTCACCATGCAGAAGTTGTAACGCTGGGCACTGTACGAAATTTCATTTTTAAGCAACACCTGATAATTAGCCATCTGCTGAGCGTAAACTTCTCGCTTCTGCAGGTAAGATCGTGCGTCGTTCAAACAAGTGGCGGCCTGATATTTTGTCATTTCCGAGGAGTACCGTGAAACCATACCGGCGCAGCGTTCCACTGCCTGTAGTTCGTTGTTCAAATCAATGAGGGCTGATTGGATCAAATAATTCATATTAACTGCTACACTTGAAAGATCCGAAGCAGTGTCCCAAACACAAGTAGACAACTGACTGTATACAGTTCGGGGTATTTGGTCAAAGTAACTATTAAACCGGGCGAAGCATGCATCCGCAAAACGAGCTCGTTGCGTCATCGATACAGTCAAATTTCGACTCGCCTCGTTCAAGAAATATTCAGTCTCATTCAACACGACATAAGGCAAAGCTTCATTCACTGACAGCCGCGATATTTGCTGCAGCAGAATGTTTGCATCGTTGGATACGTTTCGAGCCAGCGCCTGAATCACAGGTACAGTTTGGTTGACGGTTGCCTTCAAAACATCCGGTAGCAATACGATCAAGTTGGAAAGAGCCGTTGCCGCTCTAGAGCTTCTACTAATCACCTGCGACTGTAGACTCGCTAGACTATTACGGAAACGGCTGATCACATTCGACTGCAAATAAGGAACTATACGAGCCAAAGTGTTGTTCAGATATTGGCGTTGTTGATTGATTGAAACAGAAATTCGGTTTCGGAAATTGTCTACCGACTGAACTCTGCTCACGATAGATCGTATTTGTGGGATTGCAGCATCCCCAGTCAAAATATATTGCCGAAGAACTGCGTTCAATGCTTTGATGTTGTCATTCGGTAAAAGTGCTCTGATTGCTGCTTGAGAAGGCCGATTCTCTCTTTTGATTCCATTAACTGCACTTTCAATTTTGTTTAATATTTCCGACATATTTCCTAGATTGGAAGCCAAGCTATTTAATACTCCATTAAAGTAGAGGGAAGTGTTGACTCCCACAATTTGTGTCGTCTTGTTGACTAAGCTCATGTGATCTTGATTCAACCCAACGGCATAGTTGATGCTTTCCCGAATTCCTCCAAAATCTCGCGTTATGTTTCCGGATGATATCTTAGCGACGTTTGATAACGACTGAAAGATAGGAGCTCCAGCTTCGACCAAGCTATCCATcacgtaacgaaaattttctgcagcacTACCGAGCTCTGGAGACTGAATGTTGTACAAACTTTGGACGATCGATTGAAACTGATTCAAGATATCTTGGATGCGGTTCACATTCAGTACGACGTTGCCGTTAATGTCCAAACTTCCACTAGATATTCCAGGAACGGTGACAGGGATTGTGAGATCTGGTCTCACAATCGGCAGCACCAACAGCCAAGATAACGATATTAGCTTCCACATCGTGAATTAAAAGTTCCTTGCCAAACGAAAGAACTGCTGATCGACTAACGATGAGAATAAGGTATTTATACCAGCAACCTGCATGGAAACCGGAACACCTGTATTtagtcaaaataaataaaactagaCACAATGTAAACATGCCACTACACAAATTATTCAAACAAACAGTTGCACAATTCGCGCCGGACGATCGAAGTAAATTGTTTAAAGAAAGTGTTTATGACTGCCGAAACGATTCATAATTTATCGATCGTCTAGATATACCGTTCCTAGAGGTGTACTTGGGAACATTGGGAATTGTTTAAAACCGGAAACAGTTTTTTTGGCTTCGAAAAGTAAGATTCTATGTTATGTATTAGCTCCGAACTATTGGATTGTACCTAATATGagaaattaattattcttttacATCAGTTTTCAAAAATGAACTAGAACTTTCACAGGTGATGCaatgttaaagaataaaattCTCGTCTAGAAGTTATTCTGACTAATATTTTCTTCAATTAAACCGCATATTTTCGATAGAGATGCGATGAACTTTTGTTGAAACAATTACAAATCAATCATTTAAAAATATAGAGCTATCGGTGTTAATTCAGCGGCTCCGAATTTATATTGTACCAATCTTTACTCTTTAACTGAAGAAAAGCTCTTAAACATAACAATTCTTATTACGTCATCAATGCACGAGTATCTCTCAGAAGTTGTATAGTTTCACTATCACAGCGAATTTAAATGATATGATAAATAAGATCATGTAAATAGGGTGCTTTCAtcattaggtggattaaatcagagtTTTCTTTGTGTTTTTAATTCGTTCGACTAATCTCGCCCTCTAGAATCATCAGGAAGTTAAACAAGTAATAATTTCCCCATAGGCAAGAAGCTTCACTATGCACCTCAAGCCAGTACCACTTTCTAAACTTACCCTGGGAACAAACCTAATTGTTACAAAATGTGGACAGTATACAGGAAGGATGCGGAGGgggctaaaaataaaccctTGCCCCTCGATCacccgcttgtcaaagcagagtTGGTAGCCGTGCGACTATAAAACCCCGTTCCTTTTGTGGCTTTTTGTTTTACCAATTAGAAGACTCAACTTGTCGCCATGAACAAATGTGTAAGAAAATTAGTATCTACCAGCAAGAAGTAAAGTGATAGTTTTCTCCAGAATATGAAAAATGGAGAGTAAGTCTGAAAAAAGTGAGTCGAATAAACTGGTCCCGTACGTTTTGCTTTCGTCTCACTTTCAGCATGGAGCTTGCTGGTGTTAACACTTTTCCACTTATGGAAAGTGTTTTTATCAGAAAACGAACATTTCACAGCAAAAAAATACCGCTAATATTCATGCGATAAAGTCTTGCAAATTGAACTGCTATCTGCTGGGTCATCTGTGTTTACTAATAAATGTGATATTCCCCAAAGCCAACTGTATCTTATCATACGCTCTATCGACAATTGTCAACGGCTGCAAGATTTTCAAATCgtctttgtttatttgtttatttgtaaaaaaaatcatcggacacaaggtggtcttcatgatataaacacatatgacagtaaatacctacaatagtacaattacaaatttatcgtcTACGAGAGAGTCGTCGTTAAAAATTATTAGGCGTCATGTTGAAATCGAACCAACCGTAGAGTTCGTTGAACCGCATTGGCATAAATCGGATAGGGTCGTACAGTCCGTAGTTTGCATTCCGTCCCTGCAGGTGCAGGAAATACCTGGTTCTGAGGGGTCGTTCAGGAGCATACAGATTTAGTTGACTCAGAAGTGCGGGGCTGTCAATGTCTCCTAGTAGCAATCTAGCCTGGAACGTGGCTTGAGCGTTGGCACGTCTTCTTTCAAGAGTCTCCAAGTTAAGCAGACGGCAGCGTTCCTCATATGGCGGAAGGTTTCTGGGATCGCGCCATGGAAGACTGCGCAAAGCATaccgtagaaattttttctgcactgcttcgattctagtgatccaaatttgttgatatggacaccagattactgatccgaattccaaaacagaccttacaagtgcatagtacaaagatcgaaaacagtacgggtcacggaactccttggcgattttaaaaataagtccaagttgcttattggctctggagataatgtcgttgtagtgtatccggaaggttagtgcgctatccaggacgacaccaagatcacgaatgtgatagacgcgttgtaacaaatgtcctgccatgttgtagctaaaagctATGGGCTGTAACGAActgacatatatatatatatatatatatatatatatatatatatatatatatatatagtaattagaattaatttaatatttgccaaaaattcaataattggTATTGTTAgtattatttgtaaattttaaatattagtTCATTTTCTACATCGCTACTTTTCCaagttaattttcaataaaaatctgtGGTCGGCAATACCGCGCGCCGACTcacaaaatcaaatcaatttgCATACGTGCTGCTATCAGAATGATATCCCAGACGCTCGCTTACGTTGCCTAATTTGCTTATCATCGCTAACTCGATCGAGGAGGTTGACCTGCCGATAAAGGCTGATGACCCGCCCGCAGTCGGGAGAGTGTTTCACTTTGCTCTCTAACCTTGGGGGGTTGGTCGGGTTGACAAGATGCAAGCCGTGCGCTAGAAGAAGATTACTTTAGCCGAAAATGCAACTTCGTACTTTCGAACACAGCGATAAAGAATTTCGTTAGGCAGGTTTCGATCAAGGACGGTTATCTGAGGATCACCTTGCCCTGATCTTTCACTTTAATCTGACCCGTGGAAGAGGCAGGAGTTGTCCGTAATTTCGACTCGCGACGTGATTGGAAGTAAAGGTAGTGAAACACATGGAGATTCTTTTTCTAGCCAGCTAAGCAGTTTTTCCCTTTCCCATAGATAGGCAGTGATAGAACATTTCGCTTTTTGAAAGTGCTACCCGTGTGCGACCGCAGTTCGTGCCTGCAAGTGTGCTGCGAGAGGTAGGGCACCTATTTTTGCCTAAAGGCGGTGTGCGTAAAATTGCGTgtggttttcttttaaattttggatGATAGATTCGCCACGGAACACGTCATCGACATCCTGCTACATTGTCAGCGACTTCTTCTGACCCCACCGTCAGCTTCAAGGTTTCCCGGCCCGCTACAACGCCGGACGAGGGTAGCGTCATCAACGTTGCGCCCTGTACGGGATAGGCTGGCCGAACAGCAATCGGCAGCATCCAACACACAGCAAACAACTAGCATCGAGTGAGACTACTAGCGTCGAGTAGAAAGCAGCCAATTTCGCACGCCGTGCGTCGTCAGCAGCAGGAGTAAATTTCGGGATCCGCGTGGCGCGGATCAGCTAGATCGCGTATTGCCCAGGATAGCGATGGCGACCCCGCCATTTTGTTGTTAAACCTCATGGACCACCAAGCAGTGACGGTAAACCTCAAGTAAACCCCGGGTATTGAGTGAGTACTCTTTTTTTGAATTGTTGTCCATGCGCATGTGACTATTATACGGGCCGTGCCCCTAACCGAACCAACAGCAGCCGGTTGGTAGCATCCCACCGCACCGCACATTGAACGTACGTTATCTTGCACACACCGCTAGCTAGAACAGAAGAAAGATGGGAAAGGATAGATTGAAATAGGCCTAGGGAAAACGTATTGTAAATCTCGAATGAATAAACTGCACAGTGTCAATGCGAATTGTTGAAAAAATGCTATTTTGCAGTAGGAAGATAGAAGCGTTTTAAGTCAATGAAACAAACCTCCATGCGGTCGGCTTAGAAGGGATTTTTCATGTGTTCGGTTTGCGTTCCTTGTTAGTTTTTGAGCATTTTCTACTGGGGCGGCTGACTCCGAAATCAGCCAAGGACTCTCTTCAATCATTTTGCGGTCATTTCTAGGTGGAAACTGGACTCGGCCAGTGATGAGAATTCCCCGTTCATTGGTCTGTCTCTGCGAGTTCAAACGCTGCTGTTGTTAAGTGCCAGGTCTGTATCGTAGGTAAAGTTTTGTGACGTAGCCATACGGAGTATAGCGTCACGTGTTTAAGtctgccaacccgcttcccTTCCCGAACTCGGGATAAAAGTGAACCTCTCCCTGCGAGGGTCTCAGGCTGGGCAACCGTTAATCTCGGTGGGTGGTCTCTCCTTcggagagtggcgcttaagccacccgCTTATTAATCGGGTAGCGAAAAGGCGGACCGGTTACAGGGCTTATTTTTACGATGAAAGGAGATGGCAAAACATtttgagatgctgacggtaagcatgttattcgagcaccaatcttcaaatttatccacaaggtgttgcagttcaatgcagtcggagtcccttttaattgctttaaagatttttacatcgtcagcatagAAAGATCGACCGCCAGGTGGCAGAAGAGCTGATAGttcgtttataaaaagagaaaagagcaagggtccaaggttgctcccctgtggcacGCCAGAGATGTTGTTGAACGAGTCGGAGACCTCTGATCCGATCTTCACACTTagcctacggtgtgttaggtacgaaCGTAGCCACTTGTagaacggtgcggaaactcccagcttctccagcctagcaagaaggatgccgtgatccacccgatcaaacgcagctttcaggtccgtatacactgcatcaatttgcaccccttcattcatgttgcgcaggcagaaCGAGACGAAATCGTCGAGATTCGTGGAGACtgaacgttttggaaaaaaaccatgctggtctgaggaaatgtagtgttggcagctagcgaacaaagcgtcgttcacgattatctcgagcaCTTTAGAACTTGAGCATAACGATGTAATCCCTCGATAGTTTTGTGCGTTGCGCTTATCACCCTTTTTATGTACAGGGAACATTACTAATTCTTTCCATAGAGTAGGGAACTTACACTGCTGAATTGAAGCATtgaacaacagcgagagaggtctAGCGAGAACAGTAGAACACTTTTTCAAGATGCAAGATGGAATACCGTCAGGTCCGGCCACTTTGGGGGCTGGAGCAAGCATCTAAAGCCCAATCATGTTTGAATACAAGATTGGCGCGAAAAGTTTTCGAATGGCTGATCTGGTTAACAAACTTTCATTCCATGCTCACCATTTCgctattatttccaatatattCAGACATCTTGGATTCACTGCTCAAATTGAGAGAGACTTCTCTCACTGTACTTGAAAATATCAGACTGATTTGGCAATCCCATCAACTCACTTGGATCATAGCAACAGGCGTGCCCCAACTGGGACACACTTCTTTATATGggatttatttaaaaacaaaaaagaatctCTCAAGGTTTAACTcgaaattttagaaaattgagttTGTTCGTCcagtatttttgcgataagtacattatttgcgtaaaaaaagtaCATTATTTGCGTTTTTTAGTCCAAATGGCGTTGTCGAAAATCTgcaaaacgagaataaaaatgtctggaaAAAATCTGACAGGCCATTTCGGACTGAGACAGACAATTTTTGGGAAACACCTTGTCTGAcacctttttttcgaaaaatctgGAAGGCAATACTGCGTCCAAAGAAGATTTAGTCACATGAATTTTCGGGGATTTACTTTGGTTAGATTCTGAAAAATTTTCTACATATCAAGTAAATTGTCGTCTACTTGACTTGAACCCGGTGAAGCAACGCTGTACagtttagcgggcaagctagcGACGATAATTTCAAGCCGTAACATTGGTTCATCGACGTTACTAACAAAAGTACATTTCCGATCTTGCCAATGGTCTTTACCAAGGGTTTctaacagcaatgattactacgcacctttgaaaaaagttacttttgattattttactgattaccattgattgcCTAATCAATTCGTAAATGGTGTAACTTGTGAGTAGAGGACTCCCCTCTTCACGGCCTCAGGGTCTTGGCTACCGGACAAGAAAACACTTGGAATCGGTCTCAAGCAAACTCCCTTTTTATTCTCTTTCTATCAACATTTTATTTTTCCCTTTTCTTACTGTCTATCTCCTATCTCTTTAACTTTTCTACTTTCACTTCAGAGCCCCCTTTCCGTCCGCAGTCGCCTACTTCAGCTTCGCACCTTCCGGACACCGCCGCCGCTTTCCCTTCTGGATATTGAAAGGATACGTTTGGGCGTCGATCACCGTCCCTGATGCCAACGTGCTCACATACGGCCGGTATTGTAGCGAACGTGCCACGGGATCGGGTTGATCCTCAGTATATTACGAAGTATACAATGGTATACAATGAGGTCCTGTGAGCACAATGGGGGGAAATAGAAAATGGAGGGTGGGCGTCAGTTGGAGGCTTTTTTCCGCTTAAATCCGGCTTAACATTTTACCTGAACGCCCAGTATATCCGGCACGATCCTCTTCTCCACTCTTTCACCTTTCACCTTTCAGCTTTAACTCTACTCTTTATTAAGCGAATCTTTGTGGCTCTACTGCTTCCTTTTATGTTGGTTTGCAGTCTTTAATCTTTGCGACCTCTCGCTTTCAAGTTAGCCGGATTATTGGATCGTTCAGGATGGAGGATAACATTTCGCGCTCTCCAACTGCGCTCCCATTAATTCCTCCCTATTTTCCGTCGTTTACACCGCTTTTCTTCGGCCGTCCGTTGTCAAGTATTGGTCCTCTGGCGGTGGGTAGAAGTACTGCGGTTGCTTCTCGTCGTGTCATTCGTGGGATTTGTTAGAGGCAATACCTGTGACCAATGGCAACtattttcttgtattttttccatttaataCGCGCTACTTGCGTTAATCTCGGCATTCTTGGGTTTCCATACGGTCACTGGTTACAATGATTACAAAAGtgatctctgattactacgcactgatacgccttactggaaaccccttggtctTTACGAACTATACCGAATTTATTCCTACCGTGATTCAatattaccacagagaacagaaatCCATTCCGCAACAGATTTTTCGGggattcttggataaaatttcaaattaaaatcaactaatatgctagcgtcaccaccactatagtttcccaactaaatgattcttttgatttgcacactgacaacctttggctcctctggcgctagtatatatggactaaaaGCGTTATGCTACGCCAGAAGCTAGCtattgtgagtttagtgtagaattttatgcgccttcagcgacatcatcactataatttcccaactaatttgacataagttttatccaagtggggacctttcgcttggatgtcggTTCTCTGTGATATTACCAACCAAAGACTACACACGTACGGACATTCACTCGGATTGTAAGACTATTCGAGTTTCTAGAACAAAAAATTCGCGATTGAACATTGCGAAGAACTGAATCGATTTAACTTCATACTTTCTATAAGGTCCATCTTATGAGTgatattaaaatttataaagaTTTTGTTGGatgtattaaataaataataataatagtattTTGTACAAATTGATTACAAACACAAATTCTTAGTTAAAAAAACAGTGTAAGGTGAAACGCACTAA is part of the Sabethes cyaneus chromosome 2, idSabCyanKW18_F2, whole genome shotgun sequence genome and harbors:
- the LOC128734206 gene encoding uncharacterized protein LOC128734206; its protein translation is MWKLISLSWLLVLPIVRPDLTIPVTVPGISSGSLDINGNVVLNVNRIQDILNQFQSIVQSLYNIQSPELGSAAENFRYVMDSLVEAGAPIFQSLSNVAKISSGNITRDFGGIRESINYAVGLNQDHMSLVNKTTQIVGVNTSLYFNGVLNSLASNLGNMSEILNKIESAVNGIKRENRPSQAAIRALLPNDNIKALNAVLRQYILTGDAAIPQIRSIVSRVQSVDNFRNRISVSINQQRQYLNNTLARIVPYLQSNVISRFRNSLASLQSQVISRSSRAATALSNLIVLLPDVLKATVNQTVPVIQALARNVSNDANILLQQISRLSVNEALPYVVLNETEYFLNEASRNLTVSMTQRARFADACFARFNSYFDQIPRTVYSQLSTCVWDTASDLSSVAVNMNYLIQSALIDLNNELQAVERCAGMVSRYSSEMTKYQAATCLNDARSYLQKREVYAQQMANYQVLLKNEISYSAQRYNFCMVTTFRQAMGLGAYLKRSVDKCLNGGPTVTPFWSISVGWRGKSGRRIRGKVSWG